From a region of the Coffea arabica cultivar ET-39 chromosome 3e, Coffea Arabica ET-39 HiFi, whole genome shotgun sequence genome:
- the LOC113738004 gene encoding S-adenosylmethionine synthase 2-like: METFLFTSESVNEGHPDKLCDQISDAVLDACLAQDPESKVACETCTKTNMVMVFGEITTKAQVDYEKIVRDTCRAIGFVSDDVGLDADNCKVLVNIEQQSPDIAQGVHGHLTKCPEEIGAGDQGHMFGYATDETPELMPLSHVLATKLGARLTEVRKNGTCPWLRPDGKTQVTVEYYNENGAMVPVRVHTVLISTQHDETVTNDEIAADLKEHVIKPVIPKKYLDEKTVFHLNPSGRFVIGGPHGDAGLTGRKIIIDTYGGWGAHGGGAFSGKDPTKVDRSGAYIVRQAAKSIVGNGLARRCIVQVSYAIGVPEPLSVFVDTYGTGRIPDKEILKIVKDNFDFRPGMIAINLDLKRGGNNRFLKTAAYGHFGRDDPDFTWEVVKPLKWENWSSLIQINAATG; encoded by the coding sequence ATGGAGACCTTCTTGTTCACTTCTGAGTCTGTCAATGAGGGGCACCCCGACAAGCTCTGTGACCAGATCTCGGATGCAGTGCTTGACGCCTGTCTGGCTCAAGACCCCGAGAGCAAGGTTGCTTGCGAAACCTGCACCAAGACCAACATGGTCATGGTCTTCGGTGAGATCACCACCAAGGCCCAGGTCGACTATGAGAAAATTGTCCGCGACACCTGCCGTGCCATTGGTTTCGTTTCTGATGATGTAGGCTTGGATGCTGACAACTGCAAGGTCCTTGTCAACATTGAACAGCAGAGCCCTGACATCGCTCAGGGTGTCCACGGTCATCTCACCAAGTGCCCCGAGGAAATAGGCGCTGGTGACCAGGGACACATGTTTGGCTATGCCACCGATGAGACCCCTGAATTGATGCCTCTCAGCCATGTTCTTGCAACCAAGCTTGGTGCCCGCCTCACAGAGGTTCGCAAGAATGGTACTTGCCCCTGGCTCAGACCAGATGGTAAAACCCAAGTGACTGTTGAGTACTACAATGAGAATGGTGCCATGGTTCCTGTCCGAGTTCACACTGTCTTGATTTCCACTCAGCATGACGAGACCGTCACCAACGATGAGATTGCTGCTGATCTGAAGGAGCATGTCATTAAGCCTGTGATTCCCAAGAAGTACCTCGATGAGAAAACAGTTTTCCACCTCAATCCTTCTGGCCGCTTTGTCATTGGTGGTCCTCATGGCGACGCTGGTCTTACCGGCCGCAAGATCATTATTGATACTTACGGTGGATGGGGTGCTCACGGTGGTGGTGCCTTTTCCGGAAAGGACCCAACCAAGGTGGACCGGAGTGGTGCCTACATTGTCAGGCAAGCTGCCAAGAGCATTGTTGGCAATGGACTTGCGAGGAGGTGCATTGTGCAGGTTTCATACGCCATTGGTGTCCCCGAGCCCTTGTCTGTCTTTGTGGACACTTATGGCACAGGAAGGATCCCCGACAAAGAAATTCTCAAGATCGTGAAGGATAACTTTGATTTCAGGCCTGGTATGATTGCCATTAATTTGGATCTTAAGAGAGGTGGGAATAACAGGTTCTTGAAGACTGCTGCTTACGGGCATTTTGGCCGAGATGACCCCGACTTCACATGGGAGGTGGTTAAGCCTCTCAAATGGGAGAATTGGTCTAGCCTAATCCAGATTAATGCTGCCACGGGATGA
- the LOC113738008 gene encoding uncharacterized protein isoform X2, with product MGGLDEDEDCYHRRHEASSVGSCSIAIPPLQTLDDGSRSNGVEIISFSDVVDDATLHFHIIRLHRQIYAWIGCNSAKFGHLYAAAPTRPSNAVSVTSLIGGSSDNAGAGIARRIEKLSKVKGHGSIGGIGSR from the exons ATGGGGGGATTGGACGAGGACGAGGACTGCTACCACCGCCGCCACGAAGCATCATCCGTGGGTAGTTGTAGTATCGCCATCCCGCCGCTTCAAACCCTCGATGATGGCAGCCGAAGCAATGGAGTAGAAATCATCTCCTTCTCCGATGTGGTGGACGATGCCACCCTCCACTTTCACATCATCCGTCTTCACCGGCAG ATATACGCCTGGATCGGTTGCAACTCTGCAAAATTTGGACATTTATATGCTGCTGCTCCTACACGTCCC AGCAATGCTGTTAGTGTTACTTCTTTAATTGGAGGATCTTCTGACAACGCTGGAGCTGGTATTGCCCGTCGAATAG AAAAGCTGTCAAAGGTGAAAGGACATGGAAGCATCGGAGGAATTGGTTCGAGGTAG
- the LOC113738008 gene encoding uncharacterized protein isoform X1, producing MGGLDEDEDCYHRRHEASSVGSCSIAIPPLQTLDDGSRSNGVEIISFSDVVDDATLHFHIIRLHRQIYAWIGCNSAKFGHLYAAAPTRPSNAVSVTSLIGGSSDNAGAGIARRIVLKTGLNVVLACNLPKNSPLLEAAAERRLVQKLVSLGYATPKSGVSSSTQEG from the exons ATGGGGGGATTGGACGAGGACGAGGACTGCTACCACCGCCGCCACGAAGCATCATCCGTGGGTAGTTGTAGTATCGCCATCCCGCCGCTTCAAACCCTCGATGATGGCAGCCGAAGCAATGGAGTAGAAATCATCTCCTTCTCCGATGTGGTGGACGATGCCACCCTCCACTTTCACATCATCCGTCTTCACCGGCAG ATATACGCCTGGATCGGTTGCAACTCTGCAAAATTTGGACATTTATATGCTGCTGCTCCTACACGTCCC AGCAATGCTGTTAGTGTTACTTCTTTAATTGGAGGATCTTCTGACAACGCTGGAGCTGGTATTGCCCGTCGAATAG ttctcAAGACTGGTCTTAACGTTGTATTGGCTTGTAATCTTCCAAAGAATAGTCCCTTGCTTGAG GCTGCTGCTGAGAGAAGGTTGGTGCAAAAGCTTGTCAGCCTGGGTTACGCGACACCTAAATCTGGAGTATCATCCTCAACACAAGAGGGCTAA
- the LOC113738005 gene encoding replication protein A 70 kDa DNA-binding subunit B-like, which yields MLLTLWNEFQEYEGNILAHIIATIPMIFAMRVKVSTFNTLSLTTIGLSSILINPPLHDEFILHEWYSIHKDEVKTLFETKAYKDPELLLPLPNEGDIKNIHDALISFGTQKTAWITGTAQLSFGQTHFWYTACSNCLKTVEADTDWIIKCSSCKEEAEVELRCRIGITLTDSTASIQCLISGKQAERLIQFTAAELKDAEAHGITMNQELSTIMKKHKLICFIKTYETTFQGLPQRRNAIIKAYTAAEVPNIPLPLQDSPTTLQASPSTTPSNTKQKQIADEQTFTPRAKLLLQEIAESTATKRSSMTESTATKRALTLTELEGHQIPAPTVGTEIHKTLEDTATSASPNATSIDKTAASPTKKPKQQEGN from the exons aTGCTTCTCACCCTATGGAATGAATTCCAAGAATATGAGGGCAACATCCTTGCACACATCATTGCAACTATTCCTATGATCTTTGCTATGAGAGTGAAAGTCTCTACTTTCAACA CTCTGTCATTAACAACAATAGGATTGTCATCCATTCTCATCAACCCACCACTCCATGATGAATTCATACTTCATGAATGGTATAGCATCCATAAAGATGAAGTTAAGACTTTATTCGAAACAAAAGCATATAAAGATCCAGAATTGCTGCTTCCACTACCAAATGAAGGGGACATTAAGAATATTCATGATGCGTTAATCTCATTCGGAACT CAAAAAACAGCATGGATAACTGGTACAGCACAATTATCATTTGGCCAAACTCATTTTTGGTACACTGCATGCTCAAATTGCTTGAAGACTGTTGAAGCAGACACAGATTGGATCATAAAATGTTCATCATGCAAAGAAGAAGCTGAAGTAGAGCTAAG GTGTCGCATTGGAATAACACTCACTGATTCAACTGCAAGCATTCAATGCTTAATATCTGGAAAACAAGCTGAAAGACTGATACAATTCACTGCTGCCGAACTGAAGGATGCAGAGGCACAT GGAATAACAATGAATCAAGAACTTTCTACCATCATGAAAAAGCACAAGCTGATTTGCTTCATCAAAACATATGAGACAACTTTTCAAGGACTGCCACAAAGAAGAAATGCAATCATCAAAGCCTACACAGCAGCTGAAGTTCCAAACATACCACTGCCTCTACAAGATTCACCAACAACTCTTCAAGCTTCACCGAGTACAACACCATCAAACACCAAGCAAAAGCAGATTGCAGACGAACAAACGTTCACACCAAGGGCTAAATTGCTGCTTCAAGAAATAGCTGAATCCACTGCTACTAAAAGAAGCTCCATGACTGAATCAACAGCCACAAAAAGAGCCCTCACATTGACCGAACTAGAAGGTCACCAAATACCTGCACCAACTGTTGGAACAGAAATACACAAAACACTTGAAGACACTGCTACCTCAGCCTCACCAAATGCCACCTCAATCGACAAAACTGCTGCCAGCCCAACAAAGAAACCAAAACAGCAAGAAGGCAATTGA